Proteins from a genomic interval of Falco rusticolus isolate bFalRus1 chromosome 7, bFalRus1.pri, whole genome shotgun sequence:
- the COMMD9 gene encoding COMM domain-containing protein 9 isoform X1, whose translation MAVVRRAEFAALQSLLKAPSRDAVRQLCQECFSSPPARLGPLAQRACPSLAAGPEEAEQLVSALHNLTRHVVYRGLTRAEDILSLFPENFHQNLKNLLTKIILENISAWRNEAQASQISLPQLVDMDWRVDIKTSSDSISRMAVPTCLLQLKIQEDVALCGDNPVVSALTVELSKETLDTMLEGLGRIRDQLSAVANK comes from the exons ATGGCGGTGGTGCGGCGAGCGGAGTTCGCcgccctgcagagcctgctgaaG GCGCCGTCGAGGGACGCCGTGcggcagctgtgccaggagtGTTTCTCCAGCCCTCCCGCCCGCCTCGGGCCGCTGGCGCAGCGCGCCTGCCCCAGCCTCGCCGCCGGCCCCGAGGAGGCGGAACAG CTGGTATCTGCTTTGCACAACCTTACCAGGCATGTCGTGTACCGTGGCTTGACGAGAGCAGAAGACATACTCTCTCTCTTTCCAGAAAACTTccaccaaaacctgaaaaacctTTTGACTAAGATAATCTTGGAGAACAT ATCTGCTTGGAGGAATGAAGCACAAGCGAGTCAGA TCTCCCTGCCTCAGTTGGTTGACATGGATTGGAGGGTGGACATCAAGACATCTTCAGACAGCATCAGCAGAATGGCAGTCCCTACTTGCCTGCTTCAGTTAAAG ATTCAGGAAGATGTTGCCTTATGTGGAGATAATCCTGTTGTTTCTGCACTGACTGTGGAACTTAGCAAAGAAACCCTGGACACTATGTTAGAAGGTTTAGGAAGGATCCGGGACCAACTTTCTGCTGTTGCAAACAAATGA
- the COMMD9 gene encoding COMM domain-containing protein 9 isoform X2 — protein sequence MAVVRRAEFAALQSLLKLVSALHNLTRHVVYRGLTRAEDILSLFPENFHQNLKNLLTKIILENISAWRNEAQASQISLPQLVDMDWRVDIKTSSDSISRMAVPTCLLQLKIQEDVALCGDNPVVSALTVELSKETLDTMLEGLGRIRDQLSAVANK from the exons ATGGCGGTGGTGCGGCGAGCGGAGTTCGCcgccctgcagagcctgctgaaG CTGGTATCTGCTTTGCACAACCTTACCAGGCATGTCGTGTACCGTGGCTTGACGAGAGCAGAAGACATACTCTCTCTCTTTCCAGAAAACTTccaccaaaacctgaaaaacctTTTGACTAAGATAATCTTGGAGAACAT ATCTGCTTGGAGGAATGAAGCACAAGCGAGTCAGA TCTCCCTGCCTCAGTTGGTTGACATGGATTGGAGGGTGGACATCAAGACATCTTCAGACAGCATCAGCAGAATGGCAGTCCCTACTTGCCTGCTTCAGTTAAAG ATTCAGGAAGATGTTGCCTTATGTGGAGATAATCCTGTTGTTTCTGCACTGACTGTGGAACTTAGCAAAGAAACCCTGGACACTATGTTAGAAGGTTTAGGAAGGATCCGGGACCAACTTTCTGCTGTTGCAAACAAATGA